Genomic window (Pseudomonas sp. MM211):
AGGCATCGATCGCTCGCACGAAGCGGTAAGTATCCGGGCCGAAGAACACCGCATCGGCCTGACTCGTCGGATAGCGCGAATGTACGAACAGCTGGTCACCCAGGCTGGAGTAACGCACGGCGCTGCGCAGTTGCTCACCCTCCTCGATTAGTACCCCTGCGGCGCGCATCAATTCGAGCAAATCGGCGCCAACCAGGCCGGGCACGAACGGACGACTCCAGCCGAAAACGCCCGGCAGATCCTGAGCCAGTGCATTATCTGTGCGGCCATTGACGCGTTCGTGAGTCAGCGGTGTGCCGGTTATGAATCTATAGCCTCGCGCGGTGAGCGCCTGGCCGAGTTTCAGTAGTGCCTGCTGTGGTTCGTTAAGCATCGGTGCTCCGACAACGGTTACTGGAGATAGTCATTGAACAGGCGTGTGGCCAGCAACCCTGCGGGGGTGAAGTGGCTGGCGGGCGACATCAACTCGATCAACTTTTCCGGCTGCTGGCCAGCCGGCAGTGCACGCAGGGTTGCATGCAGTGCCTGGGTTTCGTCATCCAGACCACCCATTTGCGGGCCACCGGGTTGTGCCGCGCTTCGACGGTTACGGCCGCGGCTGCGCGGCGGCGTCCAGTCGCCGGCAATCCAGTCATGCAGCAGTTGTTGTTCGTAAGCATTGAACACGCCGAACATGGCTGCCCGATCGCCTTGCACCAATTGCCAGAAACGGCTGTTTTGCGGGTCTTCGTTACGACGAATCCAGCCACGTCTCTCCAGCGCCTCGAGCAGGCCGTGCACCTGCCCTGGCTGGCTCAGCCATTCGTTGACGGTGCGCCCCTCGATTCGGCAATAGTCGGAATGCACCTGCGTGGCGACTTCGCGCTTGCGCTCGAACATGCCCAACAACTGCTCTTCGAGATCGAACGCGGCGATCACTGCGGTGGAACCGACGCCCAGGTCGTTGAGCTGGTAACCACGCATCACCCGGCGATAGAAGGCTTCGCGGTCACCGACCACCGGCAGATTCTCCAGAACCGCCTGCACTGCCTTTTGCGCATGGCCGGTACCGGCGTTGTCGATAGTCACATGCAACTGGAAGTAATAGGGATCTATCCCCAACTCGGTCAGTTCGTAGCTGGTGATCAGCAGGTGCAAGGGCAGTTGCTCGTAGCCGAGGTTGTAGCCGATCACCTCAGGCAAGTACTCCTCAGCCAGATGGCCCAGTGCAAGTTGCTGGGCGCCCTGAAGAAAATGCTCGTCTGCCAATTCGGCCAGCTCGTCGCAACCGTTCTGGCTGAGGAGCTGCTTGTACAACACCACATGATTCATGGCAGGGACGCCGTCGCCCAGCTCCTCGAGGTAGGTACGCAGCAGCGGCCGCAGCCTCGGCTCCTGCCAGTGTTTGAGCAACCCATAGAGCCAGGCGCCATCGACCAGTTTGGTGGGCGCCACATGGCGCAGGAAATAAACGGCGTGGGCACGATTGCTGAAATAACGCCTTGGCGCGCCCTGACGACGCTCCTGCAGGTACTGCGCATACGCGTCGGTAGTACGCAATGCGGCATCGCGCATCCAGCCCAGCAGCGCCTCCGGATGAGCCGGCATGTCGCAAGCCAGCCGCTCACTCGCCTCCAGTTGCGCCTCGAGAAAACCGCGCGCCTGATGCAAAGCGCCATCAGCCAATTGGGGCTGCAACAGTCGTTCGTAGAGGGTGCGAGCAGGATACGGATGGCAGAAAGCTGTAGCTTTCTCGAGGCGTGGTGAAAATCGGCATCAATGTGGTCATGGTCGGAGCCTTGCGTGGGCAGTTCAAAGGCGCTTTCGAAGCGGAGGGTTCGAGAGCAGCGCTCAGGTGATTCCATGGGTGGCCGTTTTACCGATTTGCAGGTCTGCTCGACCCGCGAATCAGTCTTGGCCTTATGGAATAAGGAGGAGGCTGCGCGAAAAAAGATTCAACTTGAGGGATAGGCGGTAGCGGCACAGGGCGTCATGGCTACAGCGCAAAACAGTCAGTCGCGATGACAGCCAGGTGACCGATCAGCGGACTGGAAACGCAGAGACGAAAAAGCCAGGCGGCGTGCAGCCGGCCTGGCTAATGGGTGGTAATACGCCATACGGCACCAGGCTCAGGCAGAGCGGCACAGCACCCAGTCATGCAGCAACACACGCAACTCGTCGAACTTAACTGGCTTGGCCAGATAATCGCTCATGCCGGCCGCCAAACAGCGCTCGCGGTCACCGGACTGGCTATGAGCAGTGATCGCTAGCACCGGCAGCTCGGCACAACCGGGCAATAGGCGCAGCGCCCGACAGGTAGCGAAACCATCCATCACCGGCATCTGACAATCGAGCAACAGCGCGTCGACCGACTCGCGCTGCAGGCACTCCAGAGCTTCGCCGCCGTTATCCGCAGTGCGCACGCGGTAACCAAGCTTGAGCAGCATGCCGCGAATCACCAGTTGGTTGATGGCATTGTCCTCGACCACCAGCACGGTGCATTGCTCCGGCGCGCGCACCGGGCTGCCACTGGCGCGGCGCACCACTGGCTTACTCGCGCCCTTGTGTACCGGCAAGACCAGCGTCAGGTTCAAGCGAAAGATACTACCGCCTGCACCGGCACGATTGGGCTCATACGCCAGGCTGCCGCCAAGCAAATCGACCAGTTGCCGACAGATACTCAGGCCGATACCAAGGCCGCCGTATTGGCGAGTCATCGAGGTGTCGAGCTGATGGAAGCGGCGGTACAGATCCGTTTCGCGGACATCCTCCAGACCGATGCCGGCATCGATCACCTCGAAGCTCAGCGGCAAGCTCTCGAGTGTCGCCTCGCCATTACCACGTACGCGCAGGCGCACCTTGCCTGCCGCCGTGAACTTGATGGCGTTATCCAGCAGATAACCCAATGCTTGCGCCAGCTTTACCGCATCGCCTTCCACGGTGTCAGGCAGATGCTCGTCCAGGTCGAGAGCGAAAGCCAGGCCCTTGTCACGGGCGCGCCCTTCGTAGTTGGCGCACACCCCATCGAGCAGGCCACGCAGGCTGAACGTCTCACTCCGCGGGTAGAGCCTGCCGGATTGCAGCTCGGTGAGCGCAAGGATGTCGTTGACCATCTGCATCATGTCCCGCGCCGAACGCGTCGCGGTCTTCTGGTACTGCTCGGCCTCCGGCTCCAGACGCAGGGTCTGCATCAACTCCAGGGAACCGATAACGCCGTTCATCGGCGTGCGCAACTCATGGGTTACGGTGGCCAGGAAGTCGTCCTTGAGGCGATTGCTGTCGGCCAATTCGTGGTTCAGCGCCTCCAGCTTGGCAGTAGCGCTTTGCAGAATGCGCGCACGTTCCTCCTTCATCGCGTTGATACGGTCGGCCAACGCCAACGATAACAAGGCAACTTCGATCGCACTGCCGATCTGGCTGGCGTACATGGTCAGGAACATATTAGGCAGGTAGCCAAGCACCATCAGCGTATTGACCACACCACCGAGCAGGAAAGCCGCCCAAGCAATGATGAAATAACGCGCGACCCGCATGCCTCGCAGCCAGGCCAGCACACCGGCGATGGATACCACCAGGGTAAACACCAACGCCAGCAAGGTCGCCAGGCGCAGCGACACGGCATAACTGGCAGTCAGTGCCAGCACCATCACCGTCGTGCCCCACAGCATCAGCAGCAACAGGCAACGGTCAACCCAAGGGCTGTGCTCGGAAGTCTGCAGAAAACTGCGGGCGAACTGGCAGCCGAACAGTGCCGTGGCACCGATCAGGAACGGCGTGGCAACGTTCGCCCACCACGGGTTGCTGGGCCAGAAGAACTCGATGCCAGCACCGTTGACCGACACCTGATACAGCCCGAACGAGGCGATATAGAGGATGTAATAGAGGTAACTGGTATCGCGGACGCTGATAAAGATGAACAGGTTGTAGATCAGCATCACCAGCAGCACGCCGTAGATGATACCCAGCATGTAGATACGCGCCGGCTGCTCTTCTAGATAGGCGGTGGGCGACCAGAGGGTCAGCGGCGCCTGGATCGAGCCCTGGCTTTCAATACGCAGGTAGACGCGTCGAACCTGATCCGGCTTGAAGTCGAGGGGGAACAGGTAGTTGTTCTGGCGAATTTCCCGACTGGAGAACGGCAGCGAATCGCCAGTGCGTTGCGTCAGGTGAAAGCGACCATCGGCACCTACCTCGTAAAGCTCCAGGCGATCCAGCGGTGGATAAGCCAGCTCCAGCAACCAGTGCTGATGATGGCGAGCGGATACGGAGGCGTCCTGGGGCAAGTAATGCAGATCGATCCGCAACCAGAATGCGGATCGGGAATAACCCGCGTTCAGCACCGATTTATCGTGGTCACGAAAACTACCTTGCAAGGCGCTGGAGGTAACGTCGTCGATGCTCTTGTCGCCACGCACGTCCTCGAACACCGACATCATCTGGCCAAGCGGCAAGGCACGTGTGCTCTCGTCGAACACGGCCAGCCGCGCAGCACTCGCCAATACCGGGCAAACTGCCAAAAGAATGATCAGAAAAAAACGCATGCAGCCCCGCTAATGGCTGTGTCGAGCAGTACCGTAAGGCCCCACGCCCTCTTGATGATACTGGCTTGCACGGCTCGAAATAGGAATGCCGGCAACTCTAGAGTCTGCCAGCGCTTTATCGCAAGCGCTACGGCGACGAAAAACCAGACCGCTCATTGTGCCAATAGGCGCAGTAGAGCCTCGGTGACAACCTCAGAAACGGCGATAGCACTGCCCGCCTACCTGTGCGGCCCATCCATCCGGCGAGACTATCCAGCCTCATCGCAACTTATTAAATGTTAAGCTCACGCCCCACAAAAACGCCGCCAGCTAACCGCTGCAGTGAACCCCGACCAACCAGGTACTGCAGTTGCCGCCGTACCCGCCAACCGGAACCCGCGACACAGATGATCGACTTCGGCCTCCCTGATTACGCGCGCAGCACCGCCCGCCTCGCCCCCTCGCGCCCAGTGGTGCTGTGCCTCTCCGGTCACGATCCGAGCGGCGGCGCTGGCCTGCAGGCCGATATCGAAGCGCTGCTGGCCCAGGGTTGCCACGCGGCTCCTGCGGTGACCGCACTGACCGTGCAGGACACCGTCGACGTCAGCGACTTTCGCGTACTCGACCGCGACTGGGTGCTCGCTCAGGCCCATGCGGTGATCGCCGACATGCCGGTAGCGGCGGTCAAACTGGGCATGCTCGGCTCGGTTGAAATGGTCGAAACCGTACTGATGATCATGGACAAACTGCCAGGCGTGCCGTTGGTCTGCGACCCGGTACTGCGTGCCGGCGGTGGCGGCGCTCTGGGCAAGGACGAAGTCGGTTTCGCCATGCGCGAGCGCCTGTTCGCGGTATCCACCATCGCCACGCCCAACCTGCCGGAAGCACGCATCCTCGCCGAACTGCCAGACGGCACGGCTGACGAATGTGCGGACAAGCTGCTGCCGCACATCCGCCACCTGCTGATCACCGGCGGCCATGGCGACGAAAGCGATGCGGTGCACAACCGTCTGTACCTGCGCGATGGCAGCCAGCACACCTTCACCTGCCCACGCCTGCCTGGCAGCTATCATGGCTCCGGCTGCACCCTGGCCAGCACCCTCGCCGGGCGTATAGCGTTGGGGCAGGATCTGATCAGCGCGGTCGAAACAGCCCTGGATTACACCTGGCGCACCCTGCGCGACGCTGAACAGCCGGGCCGCGGCCAGTTCATCCCTCGCCGCCTGCCGCTGGATCTCTCCTGATGCCCGCCCGCCGCGCCAAGCTAAGAGGTCTGTACGCGATCACCGATAGCCAACTGCTCGCTGGCGGCAAGCTGCTGCCCTATGTCGAGGCGGCCCTGGCTGGCGGTGCACGCGTGCTGCAATACCGCGACAAGTCCGGTGATGAAGCCCGCCGCTTGCGCGAGGCCGAGGCCCTGCGTGGTCTCTGCGAACGCTACGGCGCGGCGCTGATCATCAATGACGACGCCGAGCTGGCCGCCCGTTTGGGTGTCGGCCTGCACCTAGGCCAGGAAGATGGTTCGCTGGCCGTGGCCCGCGCCCTGCTCGGACGCAAGGCGGTCATCGGCGGCACCTGCCACGCCCGCCTGGAGCTGGCCGAACAGGCCGCCCGCGAAGGCGCCAGCTACGTGGCCTTCGGGCGCTTCTTCAATTCCCACACAAAACCCGGCGCACCAGCGGCCACGCTCGACCTGCTGGCCAGCGCCAAAGCACGCGTGCAGTTGCCGATCGTCGCCATTGGTGGCATTGACCTGCACAACGCCGCCCCCTTGATCGAAAGGGGCGCCAGCATGATCGCGGTGATCCACGCCCTGTTCGCCGCGGATTCAGCTGCCGAAGTGGAGCGCCGCGCGCATGCCTTCAGCGCCCTGTTCCAATCGGCCTAATTCATTTCCAAGAGGCTCTACCATGTCACGCTCCGAAATCCTCTTCGCCAACGCCCAGAAACACATCCCCGGTGGCGTCAACTCGCCGGTTCGCGCCTTCAAGAGCGTGGGCGGCACGCCGCTGTTCTTCAAGCACGCAGAAGGCGCCTACGTGACGGATGAGGACGACAAGCGCTATGTGGATTACGTCGGTTCCTGGGGGCCGATGATCCTCGGCCACAGCCACCCGGAAGTGATCGACGCGGTACGCCGTCAGCTCGACCATGGCCTCTCCTACGGCGCCCCGACCGCCATGGAAACCGAGATGGCCGATCTGGTCTGTGCACTGGTGCCATCCATGGAAATGGTGCGCATGGTCAGCTCCGGCACCGAAGCGACCATGAGCGCCATCCGCCTGGCTCGCGGCTACACCGGCCGCGACAGCATCATCAAGTTCGAAGGCTGCTACCACGGCCACTCCGACAGTCTGCTGGTCAAGGCCGGCTCCGGGGCGCTGACCCAGGGCGTACCCAACTCTGCGGGCGTGCCAGCAGCTTTTGCCAAGCACACCCTGACCCTGCCGTTCAACGATATCGACGCCGTCGCCGAGATGCTCGGCAAGGTCGGTAGCGAGGTCGCCTGCATCATCGTCGAGCCGGTCGCCGGCAACATGAACTGCGTACCACCAGCGCCAGGCTTCCTGGAAGGTTTGCGTGAGCAGTGCGACAAGCACGGCGTAGTGCTGATCTTCGACGAGGTGATGACCGGCTTCCGCGTCGCCCTCGGCGGCGCCCAGGCGCATTACGGTGTCACGCCGGACCTGTCGACCTTCGGCAAGATCATCGGTGGCGGCATGCCGGTGGGCTGCTTCGGCGGCAAGCGCGCGATCATGGAGCGTATCGCCCCGCTCGGCCCGGTCTACCAGGCCGGTACACTGTCCGGCAACCCGCTGGCCATGGCCGCCGGCCTGACCACCCTGAAGCTGATCAGCCGCCCGGGCTTCCATGCCGAACTGAGCGACTACACCAGCAAGCTGCTGCAGGGTCTGCAAGAGCGCGCCGATGCGGCCGGCATTCCCTTCGTCACCACTCAGGCGGGCGGCATGTTCGGCCTGTATTTCAGCGGCGCTGACGACATCGTCACCTTCGACGACGTAATGGCCAGCGATGCAGAACGCTTCAAGCGCTTCTTCCACCTGATGCTGGAAGGCGGTGTGTACCTGGCACCGAGTGCGTTCGAGGCAGGTTTCACTTCCATCGCCCACGGCGAAGCCGAGCTGAAACTGACTCTGGACGCCGCCGAACGCGCGTTCGCCAGCCTCAAGCAGGCGTGATCTCGATCGTTCATGCGCGGCTTTTCTTGATTCGCGCGCATAATGGTCGAGCCTGTGGCTCTGCGGCTGATCCTCTATAAGGCATCAGCCGCCGATTTTAGCCGCATCGGCGCGCAATTCGCAGCTAACAGGCGGTCGATGCGCGCCACGATGGGGCAGAAAAGGCGCCAAACACTTTGTAAGAACGGTGCGGCTTATTTCATAATGTGATGGCGGACGCATTTGCTTCGCCGTCATCCACCCTGTCAGCACCTCGAGGTATCTGGATCTTCATGAAGCGCACCGGCCGCACCCTGTCTCTGGGCTGCCTGTTGCTCCTGCTGCCATTGCTAGCACTGGCGGACGGAAACTCATTGCTGATCCCGGCGACCGGCAGCTGCTCGCTGAACGTCGCCCCCGAAGACCTGCCCGACGCCTTGCAGGCCTGCCAGCAGACTGCCGAAGGCGGTGATGCTCAGGCGCAGTACGAGCTTGGCGAGTTTTATTACGACGGCAGGGCTACCGAGCGCGACCTTCCCCAGGCACTCAGCTGGTTCGAGCGCGCATCGCTGCAAGGCCATGCGCAGGCGCAATATCACCTGGGCATGATGTTCTTCCGTGGCGAGGGTGTGGCCGCCAATAACGTGCAGGCTTATATCGTGCTGAAGATGGCCGCGGTCAATGGCTCAGACGAAGCCATGGACAGCGCCGACGAAGTATCGCTGCAAATGCCAAGAGCCGAGCTCGAAGTCGCCACCCAGGTGCTGGGGCAGATTTTCCGCAATTATCTGCAGGAACTGCAGGCCGCCGACGGCCTGTCGCCTTTCGCCCCACTGAAATAAGTCACGCCAGGCAGGCTCCCGTCAAAACCAACGGGTTGCCAGCAGCCTGCAGCCTGTTGCTTATTTATCAGGCATCGGCATGGGGAACGGCATGATATTGCCGCCGCCCTTGGCCTCGCTGATCTTCGGCGTACCCAGGCGTTCGACTTCATCGATGCGCACAATCGAATGCATCGGCACGAAGCTGCGCACCACGCCATCGAACTGGGCCTTGAGCTTTTCCTCGCTGGGGTCGACGACCACTTGGGTGCGCTCGCCAAAGACGAATTCCTCGATTTCCAGAAAGCCCCACAGATCACTTTGGAAGATCTGCTTGGCGTACATCTCATACACCTGGCCCTGGTTAAGGAAAATCACCTTGTAGATCGGTTCACGCTTTGTCATGGGTAGCTATTGGCTGGCAGTCAATAAGAGGGCGCGAATCTTAGCACGCCTGCTGGGCACGAGGTCGCCTCGTCTTATCCATAGCTTGTGGCCTCGGTCGGCCAAGGCCCTTATACTGCGCGGTCATATTTATGGCCCGCTGCTGGCGGCCATCCTGTGGATCGTCGCTGACGCGACGTTAAAAATTCTTCGCACTATTTTTCAATCACTCCAGGCAGTGCCATGACCAAGAAGCTCTATATCGAAACCCACGGTTGCCAGATGAACGAGTACGACAGCTCGCGCATGGTCGACCTGCTGGGCGAGCATCAGGCCCTGGAAGTGACCGAGCGTGCGGAAGACGCCGACATCATCCTGCTCAATACCTGCTCGATCCGCGAAAGAGCCCAGGACAAGGTGTTCTCTCAACTAGGCCGCTGGCGTGAATTGAAACTGGAGAACCCAGATCTGGTGATCGGCGTTGGCGGCTGCGTGGCCAGCCAGGAAGGTGCGGCGATTCGTGATCGCGCACCCTATGTCGATGTGGTCTTTGGCCCGCAGACCTTGCATCGCCTACCAGAGATGATCGATGCGGCACGCAGCACCAAGATCGCTCAAGTGGATGTTTCCTTCCCCGAGATCGAGAAGTTCGATCGCCTGCCCGAGCCCCGCGTCGACGGCCCCAGCGCGCTCGTGTCCGTGATGGAAGGCTGCAGCAAGTACTGCACCTTTTGCGTGGTGCCTTACACCCGCGGTGAGGAAGTCAGCCGCCCACTGGACGATGTGCTGACCGAAATCATCCATCTAGCCGAAAACGGCGTGCGTGAACTGACCCTCCTTGGCCAGAACGTCAACGGCTACCGGGGTACCAATCGCGAAGGCGGTATCACCGACTTCGCCGAATTGCTGTATCTGGTCGCGGCTATCGATGGCATCGACCGCATCCGCTACATCACTAGCCATCCGCTGGAGTTCTCCGACGCGCTGATCAAGGCCCATGCCGAGATCCCAGAATTGGTGAAATTCCTGCACCTGCCGGTGCAATCGGGCTCTGACCGTATTCTTGCGGCGATGAAGCGCAACCACACCGCACTGGAATACAAATCACGCATCCGCAAGCTCAGGGCTGCAGTGCCGGATATCGTCATCAGTTCGGACTTCATCATCGGCTTCCCCGGCGAAACCGAGAAAGATTTCGAGCAAACCATGAAGCTGGTGGAAGAGGTTGGTTTCGACTTCTCCTACTCCTTCGTCTACAGCTCGCGCCCCGGTACCCCGGCGGCCGATCTGGTCGACAACACCTCGGAAGAAGTGAAAAAGCAGCGCCTGAAAATTTTGCAAAATCGCCTCAACCAGCAGGGTTTCGAAAACAGTCGGCGTATGGTCGGCAGTGTGCAGCGCATTCTGGTCAACGACTTTTCGAAAAAAGATCCCGGCAAGCTGCAGGGCCGCACCGAGAACAACCGCTACGTCAACTTTCCGTGCAGCAACCCACAGCTGATCGGCCAATTCGTCGATGTACATATCGACGAGGCGATGCCACATTCATTGCGTGGCACGCTGATCGAGCGCCACTGAGCGCAGGACGCTCTAAAACATGCCACCGCGCAGCACGGTCATCGACCGTGCTTTTCCCCGGCGACGGCTAGCGCTATTCTCTGCCTTCAACTCAGCCGACTGGCGGCCAAAATACAACTTTGAATACATCCATAGAACCTCATCGTTTCACCCTCGAACCCTTTGAAGCCAAGCGCTTCGCCAACCTCAGCGGGCAATTCGACGAGCATCTGCGCCTGATCGAATCACGTCTGGGCATCGAGATCCGTAACCGTGGCAATCAGTTCGAGCTGCTCGGCGAGCCAGGGCAAACCACCTCTGCCGAGAACCTGATACGTCGCCTGTATCGCGAAACCGACAGCGCCGAGCTGTCGCCGGATACGGTGCACCTGTTCCTGCAAGAATCGGGTATCGAGGAGCTGAACAACCCCAGCGCCCACACCCACATCGCCTTGCGCACCCGCAAGGGCATGATTCGTCCGCGTGGCGCCAACCAGCAGCTTTACGTGAAAGCGATCCTCGACCACGACATCAACTTCGGCATCGGCCCGGCAGGTACAGGCAAGACTTACCTGGCCGTGGCCTGCGCAGTCGATGCACTGGAACGCGAGCAGATCCGCCACATCCTGCTGGTACGCCCGGCGGTCGAGGCCGGTGAGAAGCTGGGCTTCCTGCCTGGCGACCTGTCGCAGAAAATCGACCCTTACCTGCGCCCGCTGTACGACGCGCTCTACGAGATGCTGGGTGTCGAGCAGGTTGCCAAACTGATCGAAAAACAGGTGATAGAGGTCGCGCCGCTGGCCTACATGCGCGGCCGCACGCTGAGCAACAGCTTCATCATTCTCGATGAGAGCCAGAACACCACGATGGAACAGATGAAGATGTTCCTGACCCGTATCGGGTTCGGCTCCACGGCAGTGATCACCGGCGACATCACCCAGGTCGACCTGCCGCGCGGCACCAAGAGTGGCCTGACTCACGTGCTCGAGGTACTCAATGGCGTGCCGGGCATCAGCTTCACTCACTTCAAACCCAAGGACGTAGTGCGCCACCCACTGGTGCAGCGCATCGTCGAGGCTTACGAGCGCTTCGAAACCGAACACAAGCCCTTCGACCGCCGCCCGGCGGACAACGACCCGGGTGCCAGGTCAGACACATGATCGAGCTGGATCTGCAGGTCGCCAGTGACGGCGACCACTTACCCGCCGAGGGTGCCTTTCAAGCCTGGTGTGAGTTGGCCCTGCGCCAGCGCACTGCCGACTCGGAACTGACCATTCGCCTGGTCGACGAGGCGGAAGGCCGCGAGCTCAATCACACCTGGCGACACAAGGACTACGCCACCAACGTATTGTCCTTTCCCGCCGATGTACCTGATGATTTGCTGGATATCCCGCTGCTCGGCGACCTGGTGATCTGTGTACCAGTGGTCGAGCGCGAAGCCATCGAACAAGGCAAGACACTGGAAGCGCACTGGGCGCATTTGGTGATACACGGCTGCCTGCACCTGCTCGGCTACGACCACATCGATGATGAGGAAGCCGAGGAGATGGAAGCGCTGGAACGATTATTGCTCGCCGAGCTGGGTCATCCCGACCCGTATGCCGGCGACGAATAGAAGCAAGGATCCCGAGTAAACCCCCATGAGCGAAGACCGATCGAGCAACGAGCAGAAGTCCTGGTTGAATAAACTGACCCAGGCTTTTGCTCATGAGCCGAAGAACCGCCAGGAACTGCTGGAAGTTCTGCGCGATGCGCACCAAAACAAACTGCTCGACAGCGAGGCGCTGGCCATCGTCGAAGGCGCTATCCAGGTCGCGGACCTGCAGGTCCGCGACATCATGGTGCCGCGCTCCCAGGTGGTCACCATCAAGGCCAGCCAGTCTCCCAAAGAATTCCTCCCGGT
Coding sequences:
- a CDS encoding iron-containing redox enzyme family protein, which translates into the protein MQPQLADGALHQARGFLEAQLEASERLACDMPAHPEALLGWMRDAALRTTDAYAQYLQERRQGAPRRYFSNRAHAVYFLRHVAPTKLVDGAWLYGLLKHWQEPRLRPLLRTYLEELGDGVPAMNHVVLYKQLLSQNGCDELAELADEHFLQGAQQLALGHLAEEYLPEVIGYNLGYEQLPLHLLITSYELTELGIDPYYFQLHVTIDNAGTGHAQKAVQAVLENLPVVGDREAFYRRVMRGYQLNDLGVGSTAVIAAFDLEEQLLGMFERKREVATQVHSDYCRIEGRTVNEWLSQPGQVHGLLEALERRGWIRRNEDPQNSRFWQLVQGDRAAMFGVFNAYEQQLLHDWIAGDWTPPRSRGRNRRSAAQPGGPQMGGLDDETQALHATLRALPAGQQPEKLIELMSPASHFTPAGLLATRLFNDYLQ
- a CDS encoding hybrid sensor histidine kinase/response regulator, which gives rise to MRFFLIILLAVCPVLASAARLAVFDESTRALPLGQMMSVFEDVRGDKSIDDVTSSALQGSFRDHDKSVLNAGYSRSAFWLRIDLHYLPQDASVSARHHQHWLLELAYPPLDRLELYEVGADGRFHLTQRTGDSLPFSSREIRQNNYLFPLDFKPDQVRRVYLRIESQGSIQAPLTLWSPTAYLEEQPARIYMLGIIYGVLLVMLIYNLFIFISVRDTSYLYYILYIASFGLYQVSVNGAGIEFFWPSNPWWANVATPFLIGATALFGCQFARSFLQTSEHSPWVDRCLLLLMLWGTTVMVLALTASYAVSLRLATLLALVFTLVVSIAGVLAWLRGMRVARYFIIAWAAFLLGGVVNTLMVLGYLPNMFLTMYASQIGSAIEVALLSLALADRINAMKEERARILQSATAKLEALNHELADSNRLKDDFLATVTHELRTPMNGVIGSLELMQTLRLEPEAEQYQKTATRSARDMMQMVNDILALTELQSGRLYPRSETFSLRGLLDGVCANYEGRARDKGLAFALDLDEHLPDTVEGDAVKLAQALGYLLDNAIKFTAAGKVRLRVRGNGEATLESLPLSFEVIDAGIGLEDVRETDLYRRFHQLDTSMTRQYGGLGIGLSICRQLVDLLGGSLAYEPNRAGAGGSIFRLNLTLVLPVHKGASKPVVRRASGSPVRAPEQCTVLVVEDNAINQLVIRGMLLKLGYRVRTADNGGEALECLQRESVDALLLDCQMPVMDGFATCRALRLLPGCAELPVLAITAHSQSGDRERCLAAGMSDYLAKPVKFDELRVLLHDWVLCRSA
- a CDS encoding bifunctional hydroxymethylpyrimidine kinase/phosphomethylpyrimidine kinase — protein: MIDFGLPDYARSTARLAPSRPVVLCLSGHDPSGGAGLQADIEALLAQGCHAAPAVTALTVQDTVDVSDFRVLDRDWVLAQAHAVIADMPVAAVKLGMLGSVEMVETVLMIMDKLPGVPLVCDPVLRAGGGGALGKDEVGFAMRERLFAVSTIATPNLPEARILAELPDGTADECADKLLPHIRHLLITGGHGDESDAVHNRLYLRDGSQHTFTCPRLPGSYHGSGCTLASTLAGRIALGQDLISAVETALDYTWRTLRDAEQPGRGQFIPRRLPLDLS
- the thiE gene encoding thiamine phosphate synthase is translated as MPARRAKLRGLYAITDSQLLAGGKLLPYVEAALAGGARVLQYRDKSGDEARRLREAEALRGLCERYGAALIINDDAELAARLGVGLHLGQEDGSLAVARALLGRKAVIGGTCHARLELAEQAAREGASYVAFGRFFNSHTKPGAPAATLDLLASAKARVQLPIVAIGGIDLHNAAPLIERGASMIAVIHALFAADSAAEVERRAHAFSALFQSA
- the hemL gene encoding glutamate-1-semialdehyde 2,1-aminomutase, which codes for MSRSEILFANAQKHIPGGVNSPVRAFKSVGGTPLFFKHAEGAYVTDEDDKRYVDYVGSWGPMILGHSHPEVIDAVRRQLDHGLSYGAPTAMETEMADLVCALVPSMEMVRMVSSGTEATMSAIRLARGYTGRDSIIKFEGCYHGHSDSLLVKAGSGALTQGVPNSAGVPAAFAKHTLTLPFNDIDAVAEMLGKVGSEVACIIVEPVAGNMNCVPPAPGFLEGLREQCDKHGVVLIFDEVMTGFRVALGGAQAHYGVTPDLSTFGKIIGGGMPVGCFGGKRAIMERIAPLGPVYQAGTLSGNPLAMAAGLTTLKLISRPGFHAELSDYTSKLLQGLQERADAAGIPFVTTQAGGMFGLYFSGADDIVTFDDVMASDAERFKRFFHLMLEGGVYLAPSAFEAGFTSIAHGEAELKLTLDAAERAFASLKQA
- a CDS encoding tetratricopeptide repeat protein gives rise to the protein MKRTGRTLSLGCLLLLLPLLALADGNSLLIPATGSCSLNVAPEDLPDALQACQQTAEGGDAQAQYELGEFYYDGRATERDLPQALSWFERASLQGHAQAQYHLGMMFFRGEGVAANNVQAYIVLKMAAVNGSDEAMDSADEVSLQMPRAELEVATQVLGQIFRNYLQELQAADGLSPFAPLK
- a CDS encoding DUF1820 family protein; translation: MTKREPIYKVIFLNQGQVYEMYAKQIFQSDLWGFLEIEEFVFGERTQVVVDPSEEKLKAQFDGVVRSFVPMHSIVRIDEVERLGTPKISEAKGGGNIMPFPMPMPDK
- the miaB gene encoding tRNA (N6-isopentenyl adenosine(37)-C2)-methylthiotransferase MiaB translates to MTKKLYIETHGCQMNEYDSSRMVDLLGEHQALEVTERAEDADIILLNTCSIRERAQDKVFSQLGRWRELKLENPDLVIGVGGCVASQEGAAIRDRAPYVDVVFGPQTLHRLPEMIDAARSTKIAQVDVSFPEIEKFDRLPEPRVDGPSALVSVMEGCSKYCTFCVVPYTRGEEVSRPLDDVLTEIIHLAENGVRELTLLGQNVNGYRGTNREGGITDFAELLYLVAAIDGIDRIRYITSHPLEFSDALIKAHAEIPELVKFLHLPVQSGSDRILAAMKRNHTALEYKSRIRKLRAAVPDIVISSDFIIGFPGETEKDFEQTMKLVEEVGFDFSYSFVYSSRPGTPAADLVDNTSEEVKKQRLKILQNRLNQQGFENSRRMVGSVQRILVNDFSKKDPGKLQGRTENNRYVNFPCSNPQLIGQFVDVHIDEAMPHSLRGTLIERH